Proteins encoded by one window of Lepisosteus oculatus isolate fLepOcu1 chromosome 18, fLepOcu1.hap2, whole genome shotgun sequence:
- the LOC102698116 gene encoding B-type lectin plumieribetin-like, which produces MTQKMAALMLLLLIMTVVPISGKCVQCELSHQLGKDEQLRKGDYLLSENGNFKAIFQDDGNFVVYGWKPVWASNTDGLHNADHLIMQSDSNLVAYKTDGKAMWHTGTYTDINSFKDCVLQLRNDGTLIVERDGHEVWSSAKSQGLKV; this is translated from the exons ATGACCCAGAAGATGGCTGCGCTGATGCTGTTACTTCTGATCATGACTGTGGTACCTATATCAGGAAAATGTGTTCA GTGTGAACTTTCGCATCAGTTGGGGAAAGATGAACAGCTGAGAAAAGGAGATTATCTGCTTTCAGAAAATGGCAATTTCAAAGCTATATTTCAG GATGATGGGAACTTTGTGGTGTATGGCTGGAAGCCAGTCTGGGCCAGTAACACTGATGGGTTACATAATGCTGATCATCTGATTATGCAGAGTGACTCGAACTTGGTGGCCTACAAGACTGATGGTAAAGCCATGTGGCACACAGGCACCTACACCGACATCAACAGCTTCAAAGACTGCGTGCTTCAGCTGAGAAACGACGGCACCTTGATTGTTGAAAGAGATGGTCATGAAGTCTGGTCCTCTGCAAAATCCCAGGGTCTCAAAGTTTAA